The sequence below is a genomic window from Sorangiineae bacterium MSr12523.
CACCGCGCCGGTGCGCCGGGCCGCCTCCGTTGCGGAGCCGAAGCGATCGGACTCGATTTTGTCGGACGTGGTCTCGAGGAGCCGCGCCAGCTCGCCCGCGTGTGGCGTGAGGATGTGGGGGCCTGCTAGCGGGAACGACCCTCGTTGAAAGTCGACCCCGGCAAGCCGGGGATCTCCGTGCGAAAGCAGGGTGATCGCGTCTGCATCGAGCACGAGCGGCCCGCGCCACGAGGCCAGCACGTGTGCCAGAGCAGCTCGCGCAGGCTCGTCCAGGCCAAAACCGGGACCGATGACGACGGCTCGCTTCGAGCGCAGGGCGGCATCGATGCTCGCGGCCACGGCGTCTCGGTCGATGGACGCGGTCATCACCTCGAGAACGCGCGACTGCAGCGCGGCCACGGCCTCGGGCCACGTGACGATGGTCGCCGCGCCCGCACCCGCGCGAAGTGTGCCGTGCGCCACCAGGAGCGCCGCGCCCAGCTTCCCAGGCGAGCCCGCGAGCACGGCCACGTGACCCGCCGAATACTTGTGCGCATCGGACGTGCGCGGGGCGAGCCATCGCGCGACGTCGGCGCGCTCGAGGAGCTGCGCGGAGTACCCCACGTCGGCGGGCACCTCGGAGGGAACGCCAATGTGGATCACCTCGAGCTCCCCGGTGTGCCGAACGCCGCGCGGCGTGAGCAACCCGAGCTTCGGCTGTGCGAAGGTCAAGGTGAGATCCGCCTGGAACGTCGGCCCGAGGGGCACGCCGGTGTCGCAATCGAGGCCCGACGGAATGTCGAGCGCGACGCGCTTCACGTGGACCGTGTTCAGCAGCTCGATGACCTCCGCCGCGAGGCCGGAAATGGCGCGATCGAGGCCGGTGCCGAACATCGCGTCGACCACGACGGCCGCGCCATCGAGCTCGATGCGGAGCAGCTCCAGATCGGGGCCCTTTTGGAGGAGATCCACCGTGCCGCCCACGCCGACCCACGCATCGCGGTTGATGCGGGCGTCCTGCGTGAGCTTCTCGGGCTTGCCGCACATGAACACGGAAGGATCGCCCCCGCGAAGGAGTAGGTGGCGCGCCACCACGAAGCCATCGCCGCCGTTGTTCCCCGAGCCGCACACGATCACCACGCGGCGTTTGCCGGCGATCGCGAGAATGCGCTCGGCGGCGCCGCGGCCGGCGTTCTCCATCAAGACGATGCTCGGCACGTGGGCGACCTCGATGGCCCGCGCGTCGAACGCGCGCATCTGCGCGCGGGATAGAACCGGGATCACGGCGCCTCGAGCACCACCACCGCCGCGGCAATCCCCGCATCGTGCGTGATGGTCACGTGCCAACGTTCCACGTTGACCTTGCGCACCATGGCCAGCGCATTCCCGTGAAGCTCGAGCCGCGGGCGCCCGCTCGGGGCGCGCCGGACCTGCACCTCGTGCCACCCGACTCCGGGCGCACCATCGATGGCCTTCGCGAAGGCTTCCTTCGCGGCGAAGCGCCCGGCCAGCGCCGTCGGCGGATCTCGGCCCACCAGATCTTCACGCTCCTCGGGACTGCAGATGCGCGAAAAAAAGCGGTCCCCATGGCGCTCGAGTGCGCGCCGCATGCGATCGATGGAGCAGACGTCGATTCCGATGCCGACAATCATTGAATAGAGCGTACTAGTGCGAACGCCCTCGGTCGATGGCCTCGGCCATGGCGCGCACCGCTCCACCGAGCGAGAGGAACACGGCGTCCGCAATGACGGCGTGACCGATGTTGAGCTCGACCAGCTCGGGGATCTTCACCAGCTCGACCACATTCTCGCGGGTGAGTCCGTGGCCGGCCGCCACCTCGAGGCCCAGCCGATGTCCAAAGGCCGCGCCCTTGGCCAGCCGGTCGAGCTCCCGCTTGCGGGCCGCCGGATCGTGGAAAGCATGCGCGTATTCGCCCGTGTGGAGCTCGATCTGCTGCACCCCGAGGCCGTGCGAGGCTTCGATCTGCGCCTCATCGGCAGCGATGAACAGACTCACCTTGATCCCCACGTCGAGCAGCGCCCGAACGTACTCACCGAGAACGTCGCCACCGGCCCGCACGTCGAGCCCGCCCTCCGTGGTGCGCTCCTCACGCCGCTCCGGAACGAGGGTGACGACGTCCGGCGACGTCTTCTGGGCAATCGCGACCATCTCCGCGGTGGCCGCCATCTCCAGATTGAACACCTCGTCGGCGTCGCGCAGAAGCTGCCCTATGCGGCGAACGTCGTCATCGACGATGTGACGCCGATCCTCGCGCAGGTGCGCCGTAATGCCGTGCGCACCCGCCATGATACAGGCGCGCGCCGCCTCGATGGGATCAGGGTACGGGGTCTGCCGCGCATTGCGGAGGGTCGCGACGTGGTCGATATTGATGTGAAGGCGCATGCCCTGCATCTGCATACCCGCAGATGTAGCAGAGCCCGCGCCTTCTGCTCGCTAATCGTTGTCCGCCCCTGCTGCGTTTTCGGCGAGATCGTCGTCGGTCTTCGGGGTGGACAGGAGTTCACCGTTCGGGCCGTCGCGGCGCACGATGAAGGTCTTGCGGGTCGTGGTGTCCGGGCTCTCCCGGGCCACGATGCTGACGATGTTCACACCGGGCCGGAGCGGAAGATCCGCCTCGAAGGGCATCTTCTTCGGATCGGCCCCGCCGCGGTTCGAGCGATAAAACACCTTGCGCGAGCCCACGAAGATGAAGGCATCGAGCAGCCGCTCGCTGTCCAGCGCCGTCGCCTTGATGGCCGTGTGTGCATCGCGCGTGAAGAGCGACGTAGCCGCCAGCTCGATGGCCGGGGGCGCATGCGCCATCGTCTCCTCGAAAGCCACAGCCCCGCCGGCCGCGCCGCCCGGCTCGAGGTCCCGCGTACGGGCGAAGGCAAAGCGCCCGCCGCCCAACGCGAGCTTCGTGTAGTCGTTGGCCGTGGCCATCACCCCGGCCGATGCGCCACCCGGCAGCTTGCCCACCAAGCGCGCACCGCCCTCGGGCGACTCGAACAGCTCGGCGCCCGAGCCCTTCGCGCGCATGGCCCCCGACCCTGCCTGCAGCGCAATCGGCGCCGCAATGGGCATGCGGATCTTCTCGGCCACCGATTCGCGCAAATCGCGGTCGGCAATGGAGAGCTCCACCTTGGCCTCGGCGTCGGGAAGCTGCGACTGCACGTCGAAGGTGAAGGCCACCTTGCGCGTCTCGCCCGGGTTCATGCTCGACAAGTCGAAGCGGCCATCGTGCAAGAGCAGTCCGTCGCCCGAAAGGTTGCGCAGGTTGGCCTGCGTCTCGTACGAGCGCCCCTTCCCCACGTTGCGAACCGTGAGGTACACGGTCACGCCCTCGTCCTTCTGAATGCGCCCGTCGCCGTTGCCCTTGCGGTTGTCCGCGACCTGGTAGGCATACGCGAACACCGGCCGCTCGAGCGCGCGAATCGTTGCGCGGAGCTCCGCATCGGCCGGCGCACGCCCGCGGGCCTCCTCGAAGTGCAGCTTGATGCCATCGGCCCGCGTCAGTGCATCGCGCGGAATGCGGCACACGCGCGGGGCATCCTTGGGCAACACCGCCGTCGAACCGGGGCGGTGGCCCTCGACGTCGCACCATCCGAGCGGCGCCGTCGCCGTCTTGCTCTTGCCCGGATCGAGCCGGCCAATGACCAGCTCCTTGTTGTCGAAGTACGGGTTGTCGCTCTTCGTCACCGCGTAAAGCCGGAAGAGCGGCGTCGTGCCCTTGTTGGTCAAGGTGACCTTCACGGTCATCGGATCGCCCGCCTGCACCTCGTTGTTCGGGCGCTCGGTCTCCACCTTGACATCCACGGCTGCCGGCGGCGCGGGCTGCTGCACTTGCGCAACGTCGGCCGGGGCATCCGCCCAATCGACGCCAATCGTCTTCAACTCCGCCGCGACCTTGTTCAACTCCGTGCCACGCACTTCGTTGATCACGTTCTTCGCAGCGCGCAGCTGGTCGAGTCGCTTGCCCGGTGCCACCTTGGCCACGAACTCACGCGCGAAGCGGATCTGGAAATCCATCGCGAAGTTGTCGTCCGGATCGCCCCCGCGCTCGCGCAGCTCCTGCCGATCCTTCTGCGGCAGGTCGTAGCGCACCACCTCCGACGGCCGCTGCCCCTCGCGGGCGCGCGCATTGGAGAGGCTACGCGACAGATCGCGCTCCTTGATGCCGCCGGTGTCGACGGTGAGGTCCATCTCCTGCGAGTCCACCGTCATCGGATCGAGCTGGATGTCCGGGGTCACACCCGTGCCCTGGATCGACACGTCTCCCGGCTCGGTGAGGTACTGCGCGATGGTCAGCTTGAGCGCCGCCTT
It includes:
- a CDS encoding NAD(P)H-hydrate dehydratase; translation: MIPVLSRAQMRAFDARAIEVAHVPSIVLMENAGRGAAERILAIAGKRRVVIVCGSGNNGGDGFVVARHLLLRGGDPSVFMCGKPEKLTQDARINRDAWVGVGGTVDLLQKGPDLELLRIELDGAAVVVDAMFGTGLDRAISGLAAEVIELLNTVHVKRVALDIPSGLDCDTGVPLGPTFQADLTLTFAQPKLGLLTPRGVRHTGELEVIHIGVPSEVPADVGYSAQLLERADVARWLAPRTSDAHKYSAGHVAVLAGSPGKLGAALLVAHGTLRAGAGAATIVTWPEAVAALQSRVLEVMTASIDRDAVAASIDAALRSKRAVVIGPGFGLDEPARAALAHVLASWRGPLVLDADAITLLSHGDPRLAGVDFQRGSFPLAGPHILTPHAGELARLLETTSDKIESDRFGSATEAARRTGAVVLLKGAHSIIAAPDGRLVINVRGTPALATAGSGDVLAGIIGALSSVLEPFEAACAGAFLHAEGGVASAAGADRGLLASQIADGVPAVLRELF
- a CDS encoding holo-ACP synthase, translating into MIVGIGIDVCSIDRMRRALERHGDRFFSRICSPEEREDLVGRDPPTALAGRFAAKEAFAKAIDGAPGVGWHEVQVRRAPSGRPRLELHGNALAMVRKVNVERWHVTITHDAGIAAAVVVLEAP
- a CDS encoding pyridoxine 5'-phosphate synthase, translated to MQMQGMRLHINIDHVATLRNARQTPYPDPIEAARACIMAGAHGITAHLREDRRHIVDDDVRRIGQLLRDADEVFNLEMAATAEMVAIAQKTSPDVVTLVPERREERTTEGGLDVRAGGDVLGEYVRALLDVGIKVSLFIAADEAQIEASHGLGVQQIELHTGEYAHAFHDPAARKRELDRLAKGAAFGHRLGLEVAAGHGLTRENVVELVKIPELVELNIGHAVIADAVFLSLGGAVRAMAEAIDRGRSH
- a CDS encoding S41 family peptidase, which codes for MPAKSRYVRALVRVGALLLGFGFATFLALRLQGGGLWEGLTPAIAANNAAFGLQNKASYDLTSLKVVNEVLRNVRDRYVDPKRVKPREMLLSALNYVQRDVAQVIVLHDEGAPTAKVRVDTQEREFRIDNVQGPWDVSARLREVFAFVQDGLRGTEVDLREVEYAACNGMLHTLDPHSVLLSPEAYKEMSLSTSGQFGGLGIVISIRDQQLTVINPIPGTPAVRAGIRKYDRITKINTESTLNMGLNEAVNHLRGAPGSKVTVHVHRDGADGWQGSRPFELTRETIRVASIESKLLEGNIGYIRLKQFQANSSAELDEALRNLKKSGELKGLVLDLRGNPGGLLDQAARVADKFLTEGPIVATVGNPSEGREEKSAHVDGTEPNYPIALLVNGSSASASEIVAGAMKNHDRAVLIGDTTFGKGSVQLVFAELPDKAALKLTIAQYLTEPGDVSIQGTGVTPDIQLDPMTVDSQEMDLTVDTGGIKERDLSRSLSNARAREGQRPSEVVRYDLPQKDRQELRERGGDPDDNFAMDFQIRFAREFVAKVAPGKRLDQLRAAKNVINEVRGTELNKVAAELKTIGVDWADAPADVAQVQQPAPPAAVDVKVETERPNNEVQAGDPMTVKVTLTNKGTTPLFRLYAVTKSDNPYFDNKELVIGRLDPGKSKTATAPLGWCDVEGHRPGSTAVLPKDAPRVCRIPRDALTRADGIKLHFEEARGRAPADAELRATIRALERPVFAYAYQVADNRKGNGDGRIQKDEGVTVYLTVRNVGKGRSYETQANLRNLSGDGLLLHDGRFDLSSMNPGETRKVAFTFDVQSQLPDAEAKVELSIADRDLRESVAEKIRMPIAAPIALQAGSGAMRAKGSGAELFESPEGGARLVGKLPGGASAGVMATANDYTKLALGGGRFAFARTRDLEPGGAAGGAVAFEETMAHAPPAIELAATSLFTRDAHTAIKATALDSERLLDAFIFVGSRKVFYRSNRGGADPKKMPFEADLPLRPGVNIVSIVARESPDTTTRKTFIVRRDGPNGELLSTPKTDDDLAENAAGADND